DNA from Sulfodiicoccus acidiphilus:
CGCCGAGGCCCTCGAGGCCTCCGCCCCGGGGGGAGAGGCGGGGGCCTTCGTGGTGAACATGGTGCCTCCGCTGCCTGAGGAGTACGCACAGGCCTCGTCGAGGGTCGGGGAGCTGAAGTTCCCGGTGAGGGCGGTGGTGCCGTTCGACGAGAGGCTCTACACGTACGGCTCCTTCTGGGATTTCGGGGAGTTCCCGGAGCAGGTGGCGAGGCTGGGGAGGGTCCTGCTGGACATGCCCACCACCGCTACGGTGGAGTGAAGTGACTCGAAAACCGTCCAGTTCCGCGGGGCGGGATTTCCCCAGATCGGGGTCATACTCCGTCTGTCGAAATGGGGAACAGTTGAAGGTGGTTTCCCGCTGGACTTACGTTGCATAACCCATGTCATTGGTAGGATTAGGCGCTTATCACATCGCTTAAATGTCGAAGACAGTTCCCCATCGGTTTATCCTGCTAGGTGAGGGACTTCTTTATTTCGCCAACGTGAAGACTGACTGTCCTCAATCCGAGGTATTCACTAGGAGTAAGGGGGGATCACCTCTCCCGATGTGGGGTCCTTACTGTAGTCTAAGTAAACGTTCTTGACCTTTACGTACTCCTCCACTCCATACCTAGAATTCTCCCCCGCCTGTCCAGACATTCTGAATCCAGTGTGGTAACCCTGCGAGGCCTCTGGACCAGGCATGTTGGTGTAGAGTTCGCCAAATTTGATTTCCTGTGCTGCCTTCAGTACTAAGGCCGAATCCCTGGTGAAGAGATAAGACGCGAGGCCGTAGTCGGAATCGTTGGCTAGATCTATGACTTGATCGAAGTCGTCTGGAACCTTCATGGCCCCTATTACAGGCCCGAACACCTCCTCCCTGAAAATTCTCATCCCCTGATCGACGTTAGAGATTATGGTGGGCATGTAGAAGAATCCGTTTCCTGGAGAGTCTGGCTTCCTACCGCCGTAAAGGACCTTTCCCCCTTCCGTTACCGTGTCCTCGACGAACTTGTTGACCTTAGAGAGTTGCTGTCCGTTTATCAGAGGTCCCATGTCCCCGTTGGGTCCCAGCCTAAGCCTCCTAGTTTTCTCGAGGAAGAGTTGAAGGAAGCGATCGTATACGTCTTGGTGGATGTAGAGCCTCTCCGCGGCAATGCAGGACTGTCCCGCGTTCCAATACTTTGCCCACATCAACACCTTAGCCGCTAGCTCGAGGTCGGCGTCCTTCCATACTATGAAAGGGGCCTTACCACCGAGCTCCAAGATCAGCTTGGCCATTATCGACGACGCGGACTTCATAACTTGGACTCCTGTACCGGTCTCACCGGTAAGTGTTATTAGGGAGACCTTCTTATGGGAAGTGAGGTAGTCTCCTATCTCGCTTCCCTTACCTGTGGCAAGGTTAACCACTCCCGCTGGAAAGCCAGCCCTCCTGGCCTTCTCAACGAGCCACCCAGCCGTGAAGGGCGTGTCGGAACTGGGCTTCAGCACTACTGTGTTTCCACCCACGAGTGCAGGGCCCACTTTCCTGGCCACCATTGCTGCCGGAAAGTTCCAGGGGGTTATCGCCAACACCACTCCGTAAGGGACCTTCAGTTGCAGGATGAGCCTCTCTCTCTTCGTACCTTCAACGACGTCACCAGTTATCTTCCTTGCGAACTCGGCGTAATACTGCAATTGGTCTATAACTCCTTCCACCTCCTGGGCCGCTTCCTTCCTAGGCTTACCTACCTCTTCTATGAGAAGAGACTCTAGCGAAGCCCTGTCCTTCTCTATCTCCTGGATTAGCCTATAGATGTACTTACTTCGTTCTACCGATGTGAGGGCCTCCCACTTCCTCTGGGCAGCGTAAGCTGCGTCTATCGCTTCGTCTGCTTCCTTTCGAGTCGCTAGCGCGAACCTTCCCGACACTTCACCTGTACTTGGATTGACCTTTTCGCCGAACCTTCCCGACTCAGGTGTTACCCACTCTCCGTCTATGAAAAGAAGTTGTTCTCTCACAAGTTATATGACGGAGAGTGGTATAAATACGCGATGAGTGAGACCTGTGAAGAGTGCGCGATCGACGATCCAATACCCATCTGGCGAGAAACACTGTCACTGACTTTCCAATTCCAGTAAGTCGGGGGCACAGTCGCAACGGGAAAACGTTTATAGTGGGAATATAGATTTTAGCCATGCCAATTCATAAGAGGGATAGGTCCCACACTTTGAAGGTTCGGGATGTCATGTCCTCACCAGCTTTAGTAACCTCCACTGATACCCCGCTGAAGGACGTGGTGAAGTTGATGTGGGACGAGAAAGTGGGGAGCGTTCTAGTGGTAGACGAGGAGGGTAAATTGGTCGGGATAGTGACGGAGAGGGACGTAGTGTACGCTGCCTCTCGTGCACTGATAGAGAAGGGTAGGGCAAGTTCTGTCATGGCAAAGAACGTGATCAGTGTAGGTCCGGAAGAGCCGTTAATGGAGGCGGTGGAGAAGATGCGTTCACACAATATATCCCACCTTCCAGTTGTTGAGGGGGGCAGACCTGTGGGTGTAGTGTCTATGAGGGATTTAACGGGAGTGGCATCTAGCTTGTTGAAGGTACTCCTCTCCATTGAAGAGACTTAGCTAGACAGTCCTAGGTCCTTCAACTTCTCCTCTTCTGGTATCCCTCCGTTCCATACCCTCTCCGCGTAGTATTTTGAGATCATTTCATCTAAATGGCAAATTCTCCCGTCGGGCAACGGATTGCGGAACTTCTCAGGCAAGTAGTCCCTCTTGCCTCCCGCCCTTAGATCGTAGAGCCTCTCTAGGTTAAATATCCTTTCTCCAACTTTGAGGAGGTCCTTACTCTCGATCTCCACCCCAGCCACGGCCTTTAGTGCTTGGACGTAGTCCTCCAAGTCGAAGGCCATGTAGGAGAAGGCACACACCTGTAGCGAGTCTAGTGCGGCCACTAGGTCCTGCTTGAACTTCACTGCCCTAGCTATATTTTCTAGGTCTCCCCTGTCCTCCGGGAGGATAGTTCTCACGCCTTCTACGGACCTGAAAGAGTATATGAGGTCTGGGTAAACCCAGATGTGGCAAGAGGCGCCGGTGTTGTCGGTAGCATTGAGGAGTCCCCACGCGGGTTCGGCCCTAGGATCTGTGTTCTGTATCGTAATACCGCACACTGCTGTGGTGAGGGATGGATCCCCCAACTTCTCCGTCAACTTCTCCGCGCCTTCCCTTAAGTCGCCTTTCCCCTCCCCGAGTTCCCTAATGATTTGAATCATGCGTTCCTCGTCTCCCCACTTGAGTCCACTCTCTTTTGGGACTATACCTTTCTCCGTGGCTTCGGCTAAAATAGCCAGTAGGTTACCTACTTCAATGGGATCAAGCCCGAGCTCGTAACAAAGGTAGTTCATGTAAGCTACGGCCTCCAAGTCAATCACCTGACAGTTGGAACCCAAGGCGCTCACCTGAGCGTAGTCAGGTCCTTCCACTCTGAACTCGTACTTCGAGTGAGTAGCCGTCTCTCTCCTGCACTGAACCGAGCACGCGGTGCAGGTCAACCTACCGACCAGGATGGTATCCTTCATTTTCTTCCCAGTGAGGTTCTGCCAGCCCTCCAGCTCAGTAGACGTGTAGTTCCTGGTGGGAAGCGCTCGATTGATGGCCAACGGTTCCACCGCGAGTGGAGTTCCGTAAACTGCGAAGGTTCCAGTGTCCCTATTGAGGAGTGGAGAGGACCTAAGTTTGCCGTTGAGCCTGGTAAGAACTTCTCTGAACGCCAACTTGTCAGCTATGGGTAGGGTTTGAGTGTAGTCGCCGACGATGGCGACGGCCTTCACCTTCATCTTACCCAGGACACAGCCAGCTCCATGTCTCACTCCACTCGTCCTACCGGCGTCGTTGAGGACGTTGGCGAACTTGACTTGTGCCTCCCCGGCCGGTCCTATTGCCAATACCCTCGCGTCACCGTGTTTCGCCCTAAGGGCAGCTGTGACCTCGCTCACGTTTCTCCCCCAAAGGGACTTAGCGTCCTCCACAGTCGCGCAGTTCCTCTTCACGAGAACGTAAACTGGAGACTCCGACTCTCCAACGAGAACTAGTCCATCGAAGCCTGTGCGCTTAAGCGCGGTACCTGCATAGCCTCCAGTGTTGGCGAAGGCCACAGTGTTAGTCAGGGGAGAGTGAAACACGAAAGTGAGCCTGTTGGCTAAAGGAACCCCAGTGCCTGTCAAAGGCCCCACAAAGGCGCCGAAGAAGTTAGATGTAGACGACCAGTTATCCCAAAGTAGCTTGACACCGTATCCCCTCCCACCGAGGAAGTCGTGAGCGTAGTTGGGGTTAAGCTCCTCGATCACGCTTTTTCTGGATTCCAAGTTTACAACAACGAGCTTCCCGTTATATCCACCCTTAAGGTCCACTACATCACCTTTCCCGGAGTAGTTTCACCACTTAATAAACGTGTACCATCGGTTGAGGGATTTGGAAAGACGAGAACGCCCTCTTGAACCTAAGTCCTGTCACCCCGAGGGTAACTAGAAACTAGCGTCTTTTTCCAGCTCCCGCCGACCTCTTCTCTTCGAATTTTCTCAATACGTTGAGTTCGCGAAAGTCCTTGATGAGGTACGCAGCTACAAACATCACGACCACTACTGCGACGTTTATCGTGAGAGCCTCTCTTGGAAAGCCTGCCAGGAGAGAGATCAGCATGACTGTAGAGGCAACGATCGAATAGGGATAGAGAGGCGTCCTATAAGTGCCCACAACACCTCTCCTTCTGAAATGTACTAGAGCTAGGTTGCTCGCTATGAACGAGAACACCAAGCCGAAATTGCTTATGGAAGCGATGACATAAACGTTGCCAGCGAAGAAGGTCGCTATGGCTATAGCTACGGATATCACGACGGCTGTCGAAGGTACATCTCTCTGGGAGTCATACTTGAGGAGGAACTTCGGCAGTTCCATGTCCAAGGCGAGCTGATATAGGGTTCTCCCTGAAGCTAGGATCATGGCGAGGGTGGCGGAAGTGGTGGCCACCATGCCTCCGAAGTCGACGACCTCGTGGAGCCACACAGGGGCGCCAGCGTAGGCAAGGGCGAAGGAGAGGGGGTCAGCGTTAACACCGAACTTACTCACTGGAACTAGCAAGATGAGTGAGAGCGCCACTAATACGTAGAAGAGGACGCTGATCAGCACCGATACTACGACTGCCCTCGCAGCAACCTCAGGTCCACCCTTCACCTCGTCTGTGAAGGAAGTTATCACTTGGAACCCGGTGTAGGCGAAGAAGATCGCGATCGTAGACGAGAAGAAGGGAAGTATAGAACTTTGCCTGGGAGTCGAAGCGAAGTTGGAGGGGTGGAACCGAGCGAAACCTACGTAGAGAGAGAACGTTATGAACAGGGAGAGAACTGAAAGTTTAATCAAAACCAGGAAAAGGTCTGCTCGCGCTGCTTTCTGTATCCCCGCCAAATTCACGAGGGTGAGGACTAGAGTCAGCGCAATTGCAAAGGTTAGGGAAAAGCTGGGAGCCCTGAGAGCTGAGGCTAAGTACGCTCCGAACCCATCGGCCACCGCAGCGATAGACGTGGAGAAGCTGAAAAACACCATTACTCCAGTGACCAACCCTAGCTCCCTGCCGAACGCCTTATAGGCGTAGGAATAAGTAGATCCCTTCTCGTGGGGCAGTATGGTCGCCAGTTCCCCTAGGACGGTTGCCGTGAGGAGGCTCA
Protein-coding regions in this window:
- a CDS encoding aldehyde dehydrogenase family protein, translated to MREQLLFIDGEWVTPESGRFGEKVNPSTGEVSGRFALATRKEADEAIDAAYAAQRKWEALTSVERSKYIYRLIQEIEKDRASLESLLIEEVGKPRKEAAQEVEGVIDQLQYYAEFARKITGDVVEGTKRERLILQLKVPYGVVLAITPWNFPAAMVARKVGPALVGGNTVVLKPSSDTPFTAGWLVEKARRAGFPAGVVNLATGKGSEIGDYLTSHKKVSLITLTGETGTGVQVMKSASSIMAKLILELGGKAPFIVWKDADLELAAKVLMWAKYWNAGQSCIAAERLYIHQDVYDRFLQLFLEKTRRLRLGPNGDMGPLINGQQLSKVNKFVEDTVTEGGKVLYGGRKPDSPGNGFFYMPTIISNVDQGMRIFREEVFGPVIGAMKVPDDFDQVIDLANDSDYGLASYLFTRDSALVLKAAQEIKFGELYTNMPGPEASQGYHTGFRMSGQAGENSRYGVEEYVKVKNVYLDYSKDPTSGEVIPPYS
- a CDS encoding cyclic nucleotide-binding/CBS domain-containing protein, which produces MPIHKRDRSHTLKVRDVMSSPALVTSTDTPLKDVVKLMWDEKVGSVLVVDEEGKLVGIVTERDVVYAASRALIEKGRASSVMAKNVISVGPEEPLMEAVEKMRSHNISHLPVVEGGRPVGVVSMRDLTGVASSLLKVLLSIEET
- a CDS encoding aldehyde ferredoxin oxidoreductase family protein, giving the protein MDLKGGYNGKLVVVNLESRKSVIEELNPNYAHDFLGGRGYGVKLLWDNWSSTSNFFGAFVGPLTGTGVPLANRLTFVFHSPLTNTVAFANTGGYAGTALKRTGFDGLVLVGESESPVYVLVKRNCATVEDAKSLWGRNVSEVTAALRAKHGDARVLAIGPAGEAQVKFANVLNDAGRTSGVRHGAGCVLGKMKVKAVAIVGDYTQTLPIADKLAFREVLTRLNGKLRSSPLLNRDTGTFAVYGTPLAVEPLAINRALPTRNYTSTELEGWQNLTGKKMKDTILVGRLTCTACSVQCRRETATHSKYEFRVEGPDYAQVSALGSNCQVIDLEAVAYMNYLCYELGLDPIEVGNLLAILAEATEKGIVPKESGLKWGDEERMIQIIRELGEGKGDLREGAEKLTEKLGDPSLTTAVCGITIQNTDPRAEPAWGLLNATDNTGASCHIWVYPDLIYSFRSVEGVRTILPEDRGDLENIARAVKFKQDLVAALDSLQVCAFSYMAFDLEDYVQALKAVAGVEIESKDLLKVGERIFNLERLYDLRAGGKRDYLPEKFRNPLPDGRICHLDEMISKYYAERVWNGGIPEEEKLKDLGLSS
- a CDS encoding APC family permease, which produces MAEKVSFWQAVAVGLGAIIGAGIFVLSGSAISLAGSWSLLAFLFVGGMSLLTATVLGELATILPHEKGSTYSYAYKAFGRELGLVTGVMVFFSFSTSIAAVADGFGAYLASALRAPSFSLTFAIALTLVLTLVNLAGIQKAARADLFLVLIKLSVLSLFITFSLYVGFARFHPSNFASTPRQSSILPFFSSTIAIFFAYTGFQVITSFTDEVKGGPEVAARAVVVSVLISVLFYVLVALSLILLVPVSKFGVNADPLSFALAYAGAPVWLHEVVDFGGMVATTSATLAMILASGRTLYQLALDMELPKFLLKYDSQRDVPSTAVVISVAIAIATFFAGNVYVIASISNFGLVFSFIASNLALVHFRRRGVVGTYRTPLYPYSIVASTVMLISLLAGFPREALTINVAVVVVMFVAAYLIKDFRELNVLRKFEEKRSAGAGKRR